The proteins below come from a single Orcinus orca chromosome 6, mOrcOrc1.1, whole genome shotgun sequence genomic window:
- the TMEM141 gene encoding transmembrane protein 141 — protein MVNLGLSRVDDAVASKHPGLGEYAACQSNAFMKGIFTFVTGTGATVGLQMLVQKKFPYPFQWNVLVAVVAGSVASYWVTRVESQKCSNLWLFLETGQLPKDMDTDRHS, from the exons ATGGTGAACCTGGGCCTGTCCCGGGTGGACGACGCCGTGGCCAGCAAGCACCCG ggACTCGGGGAGTATGCCGCGTGCCAGTCGAACGCCTTCATGAAGGGCATTTTCACCTTTGTCACAG GCACCGGGGCGACCGTCGGCCTGCAGATGCTCGTTCAGAAGAAGTTTCCGTACCCCTTTCAGTGGAACGTGCTGGTGGCAGTGG tcgcaggctcagtggccagcTACTGGGTGACCCGAGTGGAGTCGCAGAAATGCAGCAACCTCTGGCTCTTCCTGGAGACAGGGCAGCTCCCCAAAGACATGGACACAG ATCGGCACAGCTAG